The Candidatus Syntrophosphaera sp. genome window below encodes:
- a CDS encoding FAD-binding oxidoreductase, producing the protein MDKIYDVVVIGAGSLGLPAALELARRKLRVLVVECENAPGQQNNKKAIGGVRATHSDFGKISVCQRSIEIMRDWEKAWGDDIGWMSNGY; encoded by the coding sequence ATGGATAAGATCTACGACGTGGTGGTGATCGGAGCCGGCTCGCTCGGTCTTCCTGCTGCGCTGGAGCTTGCCCGGCGCAAGCTGAGGGTGCTGGTGGTCGAGTGTGAGAACGCTCCCGGCCAGCAAAACAACAAGAAGGCCATCGGCGGGGTGCGCGCCACCCACAGCGACTTTGGCAAGATCAGCGTTTGCCAGCGCTCAATCGAGATCATGCGCGATTGGGAAAAGGCCTGGGGCGACGACATCGGCTGGATGAGCAACGGTTACAG